GTCCGCGTTCAAGATGCCGATCCTTGCCTCCGATTGCGAGGGGGAGCCGATCGGAGTCCAGACCACCAGTCTCACAGAGAGGGGGAGGCAATGATATACGAGCTTATCTTTTTCTCGTCCCTGGCGATCTGTTTCTACGTCTACATCGGGTATCCACTGCTGGTGGCAGCCATAGCAGCGATTCACCCGCGCGACGTCCGCCGGAAAGCCATCACCCCTTCCCTCAGCGTGATCATTGCCGCCCACAACGAGGAAAAGGTCATCGGCGCAAAGTTAGAGAATACCTTGAGCATGGACTATCCCAGCGATCGGCTGGAGATCATTGTTGTGTCCGATGGCTCGACCGACAGGACTGAGTCCATCGTCTGCCAGTATGAGAAGCAGGGCGTGCACCTGCTCTCTCTTGCCCGTTGTGGGAAGGTGCAGGCACTCAACCAGGGTGTCGCTGTGGCCACAGGTGAAATCCTTGTGTTTACCGACGCCAATGCCCTCCTGGACAGTTCGGCCCTGCGTCGGTTGGTCGCCAATTTTGCTGATCCCGAAGTGGGAGGCGTTTGTGGCAACCAACGGTATCGGCAGATCCCTACGGGCGATTGCATCAGTCAAGGGGAGAGCCTCTACTGGGCCTATGACAAATTCATCAAGCGAATGGAGAGCCGGGTCGGCAGCATCGTTGGAGCCGATGGCTCGCTTTACGCCATCAGAAGAGATCTCTTTGTGCCCATTGAGAATCCGGCACAAGCCGATGATTTCGCAATCTCCATGCGGGTGGTCACCCAGGGATATCGCCTCGTGTTTGAGCCGACAGCCGTGTCGTATGAGGAAGCGCCGACATCGAGCACGCGAGAATTTTGGCGTAAGGTACGGGTGACCAATCATAGCCTGCGAAGCCTCTTGGACAGGAAGGAGGCGTTCAATCCGTGGCGGACGGGTTTTTACGCTCTAGAGCTGCTGTCTCACAAGGTGCTGCGCTATCTGGTGCCGCTGTTGCTGGTGCTAGTTCTGATCACCAATGCGCTCCTTATACCGGCCTCACGCGTTTTTCAACTCCTGTTCCTCGGTCAGGTGCTCTTTTACGGTGGCGCGCTCGTGGGCTACTGGTTGCGCCACCGATCATGGGGCCGATGGAGACTCTTTTACATCCCGTTCTACTTTTGCTTAGCCAATACAGCGGCTTTCTTGGGTCTACTGTCATTGTTGAGAGGAGAGCGAATCACCCTCTGGCAACCGCACAGAGACCCCTGCCTTGCTGCCAGAAAAGGTGTACCATGAAGCGTCACCAGTCTCTGATCATTGCTCTGTATCTCATACTGCTTGGATGGAGCACGGCCACTCCAGGGAAGCAGGGCCAGGCGGCCTCTCCGCCAACAGGTCAAACTAACGCTCCCTCCGGAGAACGCTCGGAGACCCAGAAGACTCCTTCTCCCCAAGAGAAGACCGGAGCACAACGAACTCCAAGCCAGGCGCAGGAGCCGGACCTGTCTGTCGAACCGCCGCAAGAGAGGTCGGTCATAATCCCTCAGCCGCTTCCTGCCGGACCGAGCCGATTCCGGGCCGAGGTGGGAGTTTTACCCCGATATAACAGCAATCTCTTCAGTGCCACGGCTGGAGCGCCACGGCAAACGGCCTTGATCACCACGCTAGCAGTTAAGGTGGAGGCCGACCTCGTTCGAGGCGAGGGGTCTACTATGACAGCCCGATTCGCAGGTCACCGCAATGTGTACCAGGGAATTGAAGGGGCAGATTCATCGGACTTCGACATTTCGCTGGAGTACGGATTCGGGCGCAACCGGTTAGCGCTCACCTATTTCATGACACCTCGGCGGCTGGTATATGTCGTTGGTGACGAACGCGTTGTGAACCGCCTGGATGGAGTGGATCTTCGATTTTCTCGGCGGATAACGCGTCGCACACGGTCCAGAGTCGGTTATGAGTTCACCCGCGAGCGCTTTCCCATCCTCGGCGAGCGCAATTCGGACAGACACAGACTTAGTGGCGACATTCGCTATCGAATTCATGATCTGCTGGCCCCGGGGATTGGCTTCGAGTGGGGGCGCGTCACCGCCAACTCGACCAATTACAATCGTGACGAAGCAGCCCTACTGCTTTTGTTAGACAGCCGCTTCAAAAATGCCATCTGGGCCAGTATGCGATATCGTTACGGCCAGCGGCATTACACCACTACCAATTCGACTGCCGGGAACTTCGGCCGCCGGGATCGGCGCCATGAGATTCGCTGGCAGGCCAGTGTTAGAACCACCCGCCACTGGGGATTCCTCTTATACGGTTCCTACACAACTAACGCTTCGACCCGTGAGCGTCGCTCTTTCACCGGCTACGAAGTTGGTGTTGGCATGGTGTTTCGATTCCCTTAAGCGCGAATAAGCGCCTGACATTGCTCCGGTAGTCTCCTGGTTGGTACTGCTTGGTCAAGATTTATCTTCGCGGATAGTCGCCCTATTGAGATCGCCACCGCAAACGGCGGTACATCCTTTTTTATGGACGATGACAGCCATGGCATCCTGCCACATCCCCACCCACACGAGTCAGGGATGGACACAACCGCGCGCGCCTTCCCGCGTCCCACGCGAGGTAGGAGGAGCACCTCACGGCTACATCGCTCGGATGTGAATTCCCTTTCACTCTCCAGCAGGCCGTACAATCTTCATCTCGACCCTCGTTGCCTGACGAGAGAGCAAAAAGAGGACCCGTACTCGTGACGCTCAAGATCAAAGCCGACGCGCCCACGGAAAACCCGGAAGAGCTCGTCACGCTGGCGCAGAAGGTGTCCACGCTCACTGTGAACCGGGCGTTGCGCGAGAGAGAATCAGAGTCGAGCGCTCTACCAGATGCTGGTGCAGCCTGTGGAAAAGGTGCTCTCATCGAGCCGACGGCTCATCATCGTGCCCGACCGAGTGCTCGCCTATCTGCCTTTTAAGCCGCTTCTCAGGGATCGCGCTTCAACACCGAATCCGCAATCGGCAACCCACACTCCTCACTACCTGATCGAACAATGCACGATCAGCTACGTGCCGGCAGCCCTGGCGCTGCGGGCCATCCGGCAACGTCCGATGCACGGCGACCAGGCGGCGAAGCAATTGCTGGCCTTCGGCGATCCGATCTACGCCCGGCGAAGTCGGCATCGGACGAAACCTGCCACCGCGCAAGACACGACAACACGGGCGCTCGCCTTTTACACCGAACGGGGATTCAATTTCACCCGACTGCCGTACACCCGCGCCGAGGTCACAGGAATTGGCCAACTCCATCCGGCACACGAACAGCAGATCTATCTGGGTCACCAGGCGCAAGAAGAAACCCTCAAACGGGAAAAGCTCGAGCAGTATCGCTATGTCCATTTTGCTACGCACGGCATCATCAACGAAGAGAAGCCGGCCCGCTCCGGATTTGCGCTGTCGCCCGGAGATCACTCGTCGGAAGATGGCGTGCTCCAGTTGAGCGAGATCATGCGGCTGAAGCTCAACGCCGATGTGGTCACGCTCTCGGCCTGCAGCACGGGGTTGGGTAAACTGCTGGCGGGAGAAGGTATCATCGGGTTGACGCGCGCCTTCTTCTACGCGGGAGCCCGCAGCCTGGTGGTGAATTTCTGGAACGTCAACGACGCCGCTACCGCTGAGCTGATGAAGGCGTTTTATCAAAACCTCAACCGGGAATGGCCCAAAGATGAGGCGGTGTGACAGGCGAAGCTGAAACTACTGACGGGGCAGCACCGCATCTGGCGACATCCCTACTTCTGGGCTCCGTTTGTGCTGGTCGGCGAGGGACGGTGGCGCGAATGAGCGATCGGTACGAAGAAACTCCACTCGGTTTGACGTTGAGAGACCTGGCCTGCTGCCTTCCTTCTACCAGAGGCCAACAGTTTCCCACCCGGAGCGAATGTCTCTAGAACTCGTTTTGAAAACCGCCTCTGGACTTTGCTAAACGAGAGGCTTGGCCTGCAGGGGCACTGGACCGGGGAGTAGTGGCAAAAGAGTCGCGTCCCATCTCCCGCGCCCGAGTTCCTTGCCGGAAGAGGCCGTCCCAGAGTGAATTGACTGCAAGCGCCTTTAAGGCACCCTCTGGATTCTCTCGATCGGCGCACCCTTCGCCTGGTTTTTTCAGTCTCGCCGGGAGCCGCTGGCCATGTCGGCTTGTAAGACCGTCGGGATTTCTGGCAGAATATTGACGTATGAAACGAGCGATTGTGGCCAGTGTCCTTTTCCTTTTGGCCGACGCGATCCTTAGTGTCGGTCAGACGTCAGAGCCCTCCTTCTTTCCTCTCGATCAGGTCAGGCCGGGACTTCGCGGGATCGGAAAAACGGTTTTTGAGGGGCGGAAGATCGAAGAGTTCGAGGTTGAGATCCTCGGTGTCCTGCCGGGCAAGCCTGGTCCCAAGCAGAGTATCATCATTGCTCGACTGAGTGGGCCGCAGATCGAACGAACCGGTGTGTTTGCAGGAATGAGCGGGAGCCCGATCTATCTCGAGGGAAAGCTCCTGGGGGCGATTGCCTATGCCTTTCCCTTCTCACGGGAACCGATTGCCGGAATCACCCCCATCCAGGATATGCTCGGGGTGCTTCGAGAGAAATCGGCTGTCGTATCACCTGCCGACACGCCGTCGCGATCCGAGATCAGGCGGGTGAGTGTTCTTCGCTCCGACAGTTTTGGCACCAGTCTAGCTTCACTTCTTGACCTGAAGACCGAGGCCATTTCGCTCGACGGGGGACCGATCGGCCTATTGTCCCCGACCTCCGTTGGTGGATACAGCTTACTGCCGATTGCGACTCCTCTGGCGGCATCGGGGATTCCGCTCGAGGCCCTGGAGAAATTTCTTCCCGACCTGCGGCAGGTTGGACTCCTGCCGGTGAGCGGTCTGACAGCAGGAGCGAGGATCACGCCGCTCACTCCCGCAACCGAGCGCACGCTGGAACCGGGATCCGCCGTGAGCATCCAGCTTGTGCGAGGAGATTTCACGCTGGAGGCGATCGGCACCGTCACCTGCCGACTCGGCGACAAGGTATACGCCTTCGGACACCGATTGTTCAATCTCGGTGCCATCGAGATGCCGATGTCTTCGGCCAGTACTATCACCATCGTCCCCAGCACAATGAATTCGTTTAAGCTGGGCGTGACGGAAGACCTCGTCGGCGTGCTCAAGCAGGACCGGTCGGTGGGTGTGCTGGGCACACTCGGCGTGGCTCCCCAGATGATTCCCGTCACCATCACGCAGCGTACGAGTCGGGGAACGACCGAAACCTATCGGTTCGAGATGGTCCACAACAACGTCCTCACGCCAGTTTTGACCAATCTCACCGTCTTCAGTGCCATCACCAACAGCGAGCGAAGTTTCGGTGATGCGACGCTCCGGCTGCGCGGTCGCATTCAGGTGACCGGCGAGGAGGATGTGATCCTCGATCATCGGTTTTCGGCCCTGAATGAGGCTCCGGTTCAGGCCTCGCTCGCCGTGGCGTTGCCCGTGAGTTACCTGCTGGGGAGCGGATTTGAGAACGTCACGATCAAAGGGATCGAGCTGGAGATCGAAGCGATGGAGACGCGACGCGTCGGCGTTGTGGATCGCGTCTGGGTCAACCGCACGGACGTGCGTCGCGGAGAATCGGTGGAAGTTCAGGTCTACGCCCGCACCGGAGATGGCCGGGAGATCGTCGAGCGCGTGCCCGTCGAAATTCCCGAGGATGCCCCGCTGGGAAAACTTTCGGTTGTTGTCGGTGACGGCTCGTCCATTCAAGCCTATGATGGGCGGGCTCCGTTGCTCGCCCTCGGATCGGTTCAAAATCTCGGCCAGCTCATCCGGGCGCTCAACCGCTTGCGCAAAAGCGACCGGCTCTATCTCAAGATCGTTCGGGCCACGACCGGAGCCGTCGTCAACAACGAAGAGCTGCCACTGCTGCCTCCGTCAGTGCTGGCCACGATGGGATCGGATCGCACGGCGGGTGGCTATCAACCGGTTCAGTACGCCACGCTCAAAGAGATCGAAATCCCCGCGGGCGATTATATCCTGGCCGGACAGCGACAGGTCACCATCACAGTGGTCAGGTAACGGTGACTCCTTCCCCCCATAACGAAACGATTCTTGATGCGGGAAATCGCCTCCCGCCTTATTCTCTCGTTCGGGTGAGGAGAAAGCAAAATGACGAACATCTTTTTCTCGGCATTAACCCGGAGAGTTTCAGGCAATGACATTGGTCAATCGCAGCGGAGGGGATCGCGTCGAGGGCGACGCCCTCGGATTCTGGTAACTCTCCTGGCGGTGACAGCGTGGGTGTTCCTTTTGTCGGCTCCTCCGATCAGGGCAGGTGGGACCCAGTACTGGGAGCTTCAGACTCAATCGAGCCTTCTTCGAGGAGAAGCCCAGGGCGTGTCCATCACTCGGGAAGGGCGTTTGGTGCTCGCTCCCCGGGTCGAACAAATTTTTGATACCGGGCAGGCCTTCGTCTGGTCCGTGACGAGCGATCACAAAGGGACGCTCTATGTAGGAACGGGACATGACGGCAAACTCTTTCAGGTTGATCGTAGGGGAACGGGAAGACTTTTCTTCGACAGCGAGGAGCTGGACGTCACGGCTCTGGCCGTTGATTCGGAGGGAAATGTCTATGCCGGGACATCGCCCAACGGCAAAGTCTATCGGCTCACCCCACAGGGGCGGCAAACGATTTTCTTCGACCCCGAGGATACCTACATCTGGTCGCTCGTCTACTTTCGGGATCAGCTTTACGTTGGTACGGGCGTAAAGGGGAGAGTCTACAAAGTAATGAAAGACGGAAAAGCAGAACTTCTGGCCGATACACGCGAGACCAACATCATGCGGATGACGGTTGATGTTCAGGGAGACCTCATCGTGGGGACGGATCCCTCGGGTCTGATCCTGCGGATCACGCCGACGGGAAAGCAGTTCGCCCTCTATGATTCACCTCTCCGGGAGATCCACGATGTGATTCTGAGTCCCGACGGCTCCATCTATGCGGTGGCATTGAGCGATCGTGGGTCACCCTCGACAGGTTCGACTTCGACTCCGGCGCCATCGTCCGCCCAATCTTCCACCGTCGTGAGCAGCACAGGGAGCGTCACAGTCACGATTACAAGCACCGATCTCACACCACCGCTCTCATCCGCCGACACGGAGGCGCAAGGATTCAGCAGTGCCGTTTACCGGCTCGATCCTTCGGGCTCGGTCGAGACGCTCTGGACGACGAACACATTCAGCGCCTTCAGTCTCCTGCGCCGCAGTGAGGGTGACCTCCTCGTCGGGAGCAATGACAAGGGCCGCCTCTACCGACTCGATGCGGCGGGCTCGGCAACCGTGCTGACGCAGTTTCCCGAAGGACAAATCTCCCGCCTACTCCGCGATGGTGCCACGCTCTATGCCATCACCAGCAATCTCGGGAAGGTCTTCCGCCTTGGTCCCGATCTTGCCCCGAGCGGCACCTATGAATCAATGGTTTTTGACGCGCGCTTTCCCGCCCAGTGGGGAACGATTTCCTGGCGGGCGCAGGCGGGTCTGGTTGAGGTCCAGACCCGAAGCGGCAACACCGAGACACCGGATGCCAGTTGGAGTGAATGGTCAGCTTCTTATCGGAGCGGCGAAATTATCAAAAGCCCAACGGCCCGATTCATCCAGGTTCGCGTGAGCCTGAAGCCCTCGCCGACAAGTGAGGGGACAGCCTGGATTGAAGGACTTCGTCTGGCCTATCTGCCGCAAAACGTCAAACCGACGATCTCCTCGCTGGAGGTCCTGCCTCCGGGAGTGGCTCTTCAGGAAGTCCCCCAACAACCGCTTGATCCCGGTATCCTCAGTTCGGGACTTGATCCCGCTCTCTTCGGGTTAGGCGGTCCCGTGCCGCCCCGAAAAGTTTATCAACGTGGCGCGCGCTCGCTGCAATGGACGGCCACCGATCCCAATGGAGATCAACTCATCTACAGCATTTCCTATCGCTCAGTGTCGGACACGGAGTGGAAAGTTCTCGCTGCCGATCTGAAGGAGGCCTATTATACCATTGATGCCGATGCGCTTCCCGACGGGCTTTATGTCTTCAAAGTGAGCGCGAGCGACTCTCCGTCCAATCCGCCTGACCGTGCGCGCACCGATGAGAAAACGACCAATGTCATTTTGATTGACAACACGTCTCCCCTCGTTCGCTCCTCCTCGCCTCGCGTGAGCGGTTCGCAGGTGGAGATTGAGTTCACGGCAGAAGATGCCACGAGCAATATCTCACGGGCCGAGCTGAGCGTTGATGGCGGACGCTGGCAACTCGTCTTCCCTACCGATGGGATGACGGACTCTCCCACCGAACGGTTCACCGTCACCGCCACATTCGCTCGAAGCGGTGAGCATACGCTCACACTCCGCGTTTCCGATTCAAACATGAACGTTGGCTGGAGCAAAGTCACCGTGCGAATACCATAGCCTTGGGCATCTCTTCGGGTTGGGACAGGAGCGTTCCGAGCGGGCTGGATGTTCAGGTCAACGAGCCCGAGGCGCGCGCTGCCGGGCGATTTTTGGAAGAGTTGCTCAAGGGGCTCTGACTTCCGCCAGGAAATGCAGGAAAAATTGCACCACCGAAAAGGGCCCACCGATGATGGAATTGTGGAAATCTTTCATCCGGAGAGAGATTCCCCCACGGTTCCGCGTGTTTCGCGGGTTCTTTTGGGAGGAGAAAGCCAAAGGTTACCACCAGAGGTTTAGGGAACTTCGGTCCCGTTCCTTCGTTATACACTGATGAATCGTAAGCAAGAATCGGTCGGGAAGTTGCCCTTGTCAGGCCGGAGGGAGATTCCTCGTCGCGGGCGAGGTCGTGCCCGCAGACGTGTCAATCGCCAGGCAGGTTTATCGTGCCGTTGACAAAGATTCTACTGAGGCGCAATCTGGACGGGCATCCTCGCGCCTCCCTTCTACATCAGATGGTCGGAACCAGGAGAAAGCACATGGAACGAATATACAGGAGTATCATATTCGGGATGATGCCTATGGCGGCACCAGTAACAGCCAAGCGTACGGGGCTTCAAATTTCTCAGCAACATCAGGACCGCCAGATGCTTCTGGTGGCTGAAGGAAAGCTGACGGTCACGACGATCTCTCAGATGGAGCAGGCTGTGAGTTCTGCCCTTCGATCAGGGGCCTCGTCAGTGGTCCTTGATCTCTCGGGCATCTGTGATGCAGATGCCTCGGGCATTGGCCTCCTCGTCAAAATGTATGATCAGGCGTTCCACCGGGGTGTGGATCTACGGTTCGTCGTTCCCCCGGGACGCCTCGCGGAGCTTATCGAGCTAGCCCGTTTAGGACACATTCTCCCTCTTTTCCCAGACCAACGGTCGGCACTGACGCAAAGCCCACCGGTTTAGAAAGTCTCCGGTGGCATCCCGGCTGGCGAGCGCCGGTTCGTGCGGGTCGTGCTCGCTCGCCGAACAACTTCCCCGAAAAAATCACCCGCCCCGCCTGCGGCTTTCTCCGGTTACTGAGAGGGGATGTCTTGAACAGCCGTTCTCAGCCCCTTCGAAACCAGCCATCGCCCTGCTGGCGCAGGGCATCCAGTGTTGCCTGTAGCTCGCGATGCTTGTTCTCGATCTCTTTTTCGTCGGCATCGGGAGCGACCGTGATCGGCTGACCAAGTAAAACGACGGCGCGAGTGAAGGGATAGGGGATCTGGAAACGATCCCAACTGCGCGCTTCCCAATATTTCTCCGCAGAGATGTGAAAGGGGAGAATGGCCTGGCCGGTGAGCTTGGCCAGCAGGACCGCTCCCTTTTTCGCCACGTAGACGGGCCCTCGGGGACCATCGAGGGTGAAAGCCGTATCCATGCCGTAGTGCAGGCACGCGATCATCTGTTCCAGCGCACGACCGCCTCCCCGGGTGGAAGATCCTCGCGCAGCACCATAACCGAATCGTTGAATGAAACGGGCGATGTACTCGCCGTCAAAGCTGCGACTCGTCATCACGACAATGCCGCGACGACGCCAGAACCACGTGGCGAGGAAGACGCGATTATGCCAGAAGGCGAAAATGATGCGTTTGCCCGAGCGGAGAATTTCGTCGTAATAATGACCGTTGACGACTGTCCACCGCACGCTCCAGCCCACCGCCGCAATCCACCAGTAGGCCACCAGACCAATCGTCCTGATGATCCACCGATCCTTCCACGAATACCGGGAGAGGTCGGCGAAGTCATAGACAGCCTTTCTTAACTCCGTTTCACTCCAGCGGATGGTGAGACGGCGACTCTCCACGGATTCCACGGTGGGTTCGATGACGGGACGAAGCCGCTCTCCGCTCATCTTCATCCGCCGGTGTCATTCCTTCGTCGCTTCGAGATGTTTGATGAGCGCCGGAACAATCTCAAAGAGATCGCCCACGATGCCGTAATCGGCGATGTCGAAGATAGGAGCGTCACGATCCTTGTTGATGGCGACGATCGTGCGTGACCCCTTCATCCCCACAACATGCTGGATGGCACCGGAGATGCCCACGGCGAGATAGAGCTTGGGCGACACAGTCTGGCCGGAGCTTCCGATCTGCCGCTCCATCGGCAACCAGCCGCTATCGCAGATGGGGCGCGAGGCTCCGATTTCCGCTCCCAATACCTCGGCCAATTTCTCAACGAGACCCATATTTTCCTGGCTCTTGATGCCGCGTCCGACGGCAACAATGCGCTCGGCTTGACTGAGATCAACGGCCTGCTTGGCTTCGCGGAAGAGTTCCATCGGGCGCGTGCGGATCTCCGTCGTGCTCAGATCAACCGTCAACGGGCGAACTGGCGTTGCTCCGCCCACGGCCTCATCACCGCGAAACGCTCCCGCCTGGAAGCTGACAAAATAAGGGGGCTCGCCGACGAACGTGACATCGGCGTTGATCTTTCCCTGGAAGATCTGACGCACGAAGATCAATCCGTTTTCGTCTTTGCGATAGCCGATGCAATCGCTGATGAAGGGGCGACCGAGGGAGGCGGCCACTTTGGGGGCGAAATCGCGCACCTGATAGGTGTGACTCATGACTACGAGATAAGGACGAAGCTGACCCACAACCTGAGCAAGAGCCGCAGCATACCCATCGGGAGTGTAGACGGCCAGTTTCTCGTCCTCGACAAGGTAAACCGCCGCGAGTTGTTTGCCCGCCACCTCAGCCCCGAGATCATTGATTCCCTGGCCAAGGAGCACGGCTGAGACGTCCCCGCCGAGATCGGCGGCCAGCTTCTGGCCCGCCGTAATGGCTTCCCAGGTCGTGCGGTTCAATTTCCCCTCACGATGCTCCCCAATGACGAGGACATGAGTACTCATCAGAAGCTCCCTCCTTCACAGGACCTTAGCTTCGTATTTCAATTTTTCCACCAGTCGGGCCGCGATCTCTTCGGGTTTCCCCTCGATGAATTCCGTCTGCTTTGTTTTGGTGGGGAAGTAGACCCTCAGCAATCGCTGCTTGTTCTGAAGATCATCGGGAGTGAGGCCGAGATCGGCAGCCGAGAGCTTCTTGACCTCTTTCTTCTTGGCCCCCATGATTCCTTTCAACGTCGCGTAGCGAGGCTGATTGATTCCCGATTGAATGGTCAGCAGCGCCGGGAGGGGAAGCTCGATCCACTGGAACCAACCACCTTCCAGTTCGCGTTTGACCTTGATCCGACCATCGAGGACATCAATGTGCATGACGATGGTCGTATGCGGAAGTCCGAGGCGCTCGGCCAATATCACTCCCGTTTGCCCGTATCCGGCATCGTCCGATTGCAATCCGGTGAGAACGAGATCGGGTTTTTCCGGAGCGATTGCCGTCGCCAGGACCCTCGCGGTGTTCAATGCATCCAGGCCCTCAAAGGCTGGATCGAGAAGGTGAATCGCGCGATCGGCTCCCTTGGCCAGTGCTTCCTTGATGGCTTGATCCGCTCGTGCTGGCCCCATCGTGCAGACGACCACCTCGCCGCCGAATCGCTCCTTGAGGCGAAGTGCTTCCTCAAGCGCATAAACATCCGGCTCATTGATCTCCCAGGTGAGATCGGCTTCCTTGATCCAAGTTTGCTCGTCGTTGATCCGAAGCGGCAGGTCCCGCTTCGGAGTTTGCTTCATGCACACGATGATCTTCATCGTCGTCCCTCCTCACTCCGTCACGGAGCTGTCATCGGCAGGAGCCTGCCCGGAGGTCTCGACGGACGCCCCCTCCGATCACTCCTCATATCGTTTGAAGAGCAAAGCGGCATTGGTTCCACCAAAGCCGAAGGAATTCGAGAGCGCGTAGCGCACGGGTGCCCGCCGCGCCTGATTGGGAACATAATCGAGATCGCATTCGGGATCCGGATTCTCGTAATTGATCGTCGGGGGGATGATCTGATGGTAAAGCGTCAGCACCGAGATTCCCGCTTCCAGCCCGCCGGCGGCGCCCAGCAGATGCCCCGTCATAGATTTTGTCGAGCTGACCGCCAGTTTGTAAGCATGTTCGCCGAAGACCTGCTTGATGGCGAACGTCTCCAGTTTGTCGTTGTAATAGGTGGAGGTGCCATGGGCGTTGATATAGTCCACTTCTTCGGGGCGGATGCCGGCATCCCGGAGGGCGGTGCGCATGACGCGCACGGCCCCATCGGCATCCTCGGGAGGTTGGGTGATGTGAAAGGCATCCCCGGTCATGCCATAGCCGACGATCTCCGCGTAGAT
The Blastocatellia bacterium DNA segment above includes these coding regions:
- a CDS encoding SpoIVB peptidase S55 domain-containing protein, yielding MKRAIVASVLFLLADAILSVGQTSEPSFFPLDQVRPGLRGIGKTVFEGRKIEEFEVEILGVLPGKPGPKQSIIIARLSGPQIERTGVFAGMSGSPIYLEGKLLGAIAYAFPFSREPIAGITPIQDMLGVLREKSAVVSPADTPSRSEIRRVSVLRSDSFGTSLASLLDLKTEAISLDGGPIGLLSPTSVGGYSLLPIATPLAASGIPLEALEKFLPDLRQVGLLPVSGLTAGARITPLTPATERTLEPGSAVSIQLVRGDFTLEAIGTVTCRLGDKVYAFGHRLFNLGAIEMPMSSASTITIVPSTMNSFKLGVTEDLVGVLKQDRSVGVLGTLGVAPQMIPVTITQRTSRGTTETYRFEMVHNNVLTPVLTNLTVFSAITNSERSFGDATLRLRGRIQVTGEEDVILDHRFSALNEAPVQASLAVALPVSYLLGSGFENVTIKGIELEIEAMETRRVGVVDRVWVNRTDVRRGESVEVQVYARTGDGREIVERVPVEIPEDAPLGKLSVVVGDGSSIQAYDGRAPLLALGSVQNLGQLIRALNRLRKSDRLYLKIVRATTGAVVNNEELPLLPPSVLATMGSDRTAGGYQPVQYATLKEIEIPAGDYILAGQRQVTITVVR
- a CDS encoding electron transfer flavoprotein subunit alpha/FixB family protein; amino-acid sequence: MSTHVLVIGEHREGKLNRTTWEAITAGQKLAADLGGDVSAVLLGQGINDLGAEVAGKQLAAVYLVEDEKLAVYTPDGYAAALAQVVGQLRPYLVVMSHTYQVRDFAPKVAASLGRPFISDCIGYRKDENGLIFVRQIFQGKINADVTFVGEPPYFVSFQAGAFRGDEAVGGATPVRPLTVDLSTTEIRTRPMELFREAKQAVDLSQAERIVAVGRGIKSQENMGLVEKLAEVLGAEIGASRPICDSGWLPMERQIGSSGQTVSPKLYLAVGISGAIQHVVGMKGSRTIVAINKDRDAPIFDIADYGIVGDLFEIVPALIKHLEATKE
- a CDS encoding glycosyltransferase family 2 protein, which translates into the protein MIYELIFFSSLAICFYVYIGYPLLVAAIAAIHPRDVRRKAITPSLSVIIAAHNEEKVIGAKLENTLSMDYPSDRLEIIVVSDGSTDRTESIVCQYEKQGVHLLSLARCGKVQALNQGVAVATGEILVFTDANALLDSSALRRLVANFADPEVGGVCGNQRYRQIPTGDCISQGESLYWAYDKFIKRMESRVGSIVGADGSLYAIRRDLFVPIENPAQADDFAISMRVVTQGYRLVFEPTAVSYEEAPTSSTREFWRKVRVTNHSLRSLLDRKEAFNPWRTGFYALELLSHKVLRYLVPLLLVLVLITNALLIPASRVFQLLFLGQVLFYGGALVGYWLRHRSWGRWRLFYIPFYFCLANTAAFLGLLSLLRGERITLWQPHRDPCLAARKGVP
- a CDS encoding lysophospholipid acyltransferase family protein, yielding MSGERLRPVIEPTVESVESRRLTIRWSETELRKAVYDFADLSRYSWKDRWIIRTIGLVAYWWIAAVGWSVRWTVVNGHYYDEILRSGKRIIFAFWHNRVFLATWFWRRRGIVVMTSRSFDGEYIARFIQRFGYGAARGSSTRGGGRALEQMIACLHYGMDTAFTLDGPRGPVYVAKKGAVLLAKLTGQAILPFHISAEKYWEARSWDRFQIPYPFTRAVVLLGQPITVAPDADEKEIENKHRELQATLDALRQQGDGWFRRG
- a CDS encoding STAS domain-containing protein, producing MAAPVTAKRTGLQISQQHQDRQMLLVAEGKLTVTTISQMEQAVSSALRSGASSVVLDLSGICDADASGIGLLVKMYDQAFHRGVDLRFVVPPGRLAELIELARLGHILPLFPDQRSALTQSPPV
- a CDS encoding surface lipoprotein assembly modifier, yielding MKRHQSLIIALYLILLGWSTATPGKQGQAASPPTGQTNAPSGERSETQKTPSPQEKTGAQRTPSQAQEPDLSVEPPQERSVIIPQPLPAGPSRFRAEVGVLPRYNSNLFSATAGAPRQTALITTLAVKVEADLVRGEGSTMTARFAGHRNVYQGIEGADSSDFDISLEYGFGRNRLALTYFMTPRRLVYVVGDERVVNRLDGVDLRFSRRITRRTRSRVGYEFTRERFPILGERNSDRHRLSGDIRYRIHDLLAPGIGFEWGRVTANSTNYNRDEAALLLLLDSRFKNAIWASMRYRYGQRHYTTTNSTAGNFGRRDRRHEIRWQASVRTTRHWGFLLYGSYTTNASTRERRSFTGYEVGVGMVFRFP
- a CDS encoding electron transfer flavoprotein subunit beta/FixA family protein; the protein is MKIIVCMKQTPKRDLPLRINDEQTWIKEADLTWEINEPDVYALEEALRLKERFGGEVVVCTMGPARADQAIKEALAKGADRAIHLLDPAFEGLDALNTARVLATAIAPEKPDLVLTGLQSDDAGYGQTGVILAERLGLPHTTIVMHIDVLDGRIKVKRELEGGWFQWIELPLPALLTIQSGINQPRYATLKGIMGAKKKEVKKLSAADLGLTPDDLQNKQRLLRVYFPTKTKQTEFIEGKPEEIAARLVEKLKYEAKVL